From the genome of Vicia villosa cultivar HV-30 ecotype Madison, WI linkage group LG2, Vvil1.0, whole genome shotgun sequence, one region includes:
- the LOC131649028 gene encoding uncharacterized protein LOC131649028, which translates to MHARRTKETARRPRNPNSSQISQSSIPSSREESTKEGSRSNHIAIVKIVTQILNENNITSRIPGPANPVLPESNVIGHVSDTADTYVPANNDKNANTSEGIDEMNENVHVSDNKRNDGVEVTVGQDDVSIDHIEIPDGVEHNEETPNNVFANTCVNHTKESQNKEKEPEKTQTDKVINLDDLSDDDLVSSTNPSIARRLMRRKGKETVVEDSQRKRAVAKSFSVGPKKLWSKVVPKKRKARSSSENESDSDVDANVNDIHPKKKVSTSKLAAMYSDGNLSISKKLALERELAQNALEYEEIMNLIHEAGLMKTVTQLSKCYEVLVKEFIVNLHEDCGNKETKEYLKVFVRGKYVNFSPTVINKFLERSNEAQPELEVSDNQIAKRLLLVK; encoded by the exons ATGCATGCACGGAGAACCAAAGAGACTGCAAGAAGACCTAGAAATCCCAACTCTAGTCAGATTTCTCAATCGTCTATCCCTTCCTCTAGGGAAGAATCAACCAAAGAAGGCTCAAGGTCTAATCACATCGCCATTGTCAAAATTGTTACCCAAATCCTAAATGAGAACAATATTACATCCAGGATCCCTGGTCCTGCTAATCCTGTGCTTCCTGAGTCAAATGTCATTGGGCATGTTAGTGACACTGCTGACACCTATGTCCCAGCAAATAATGATAAGAATGCAAATACCAGTGAAGGCATAGATGAAATGAATGAGAATGTGCATGTAagtgacaataaaagaaatgatggagTAGAAGTCACTGTTGGTCAGGATGATGTTAGTATTGATCACATTGAAATTCCTGATGGTGTTGAGCACAATGAAGAGACCCCCAACAATGTTTTTGCTAACACGTGTGTAAACCACACTAAGGAAagccaaaataaagaaaaagaaccaGAGAAGACTCAGACTGACAAAGTGATCAACCTTGATGATCTCTCTGATGATGACCTGGTTTCTTCCACCAATCCAAGCATAGCTAGAAGGCTAATGAGGAGGAAAGGAAAGGAAACTGTAGTCGAGGACTCTCAGAGGAAGAGGGCAGTGGCTAAGTCCTTTTCTGTTGGACCAAAGAAACTATGGAGCAAAGTGGTGCCTAAGAAAAGAAAGGCCAGAAGCAGTTCTGAGAATGAGTCAGATTCTGATGTTGATGCGAATGTCAATGACATTCATCCCAAGAAGAAGGTCTCTACCAGCAAGCTGGCTGCTA TGTACTCAGATGGAAATTTGTCTATCAGTAAAAAACTGGCCTTAGAGAGAGAACTTGCTCAAAATGCTCTTGAGTATGAAGAGATTATGAATCTTATTCATGAGGCTGGTCTAATGAAGACTGTGACTCAACTCTCTAAGTGTTATGAAGTCCTGGTGAAGGAGTTCATTGTGAATCTTCATGAAGACTGTGGCAATAAGGAAACTAAGGAGTATTTAAAAGTGTTTGTCAGAGGTAAATATGTTAACTTCTCGCCCACTGTGATCaacaaatttctggaaaggtcAAATGAAGCTCAGCCAGAGCTGGAAGTGTCTGATAATCAAATTGCAAAGAGATTATTGCTGGTTAAGTGA